One genomic region from Nymphaea colorata isolate Beijing-Zhang1983 chromosome 10, ASM883128v2, whole genome shotgun sequence encodes:
- the LOC116262831 gene encoding uncharacterized protein LOC116262831 isoform X3 — translation MKGKAWILQSPAILFNGVTRCRSTRSQMAMLGSTTPRAFSASSSPANDQGQSYITLSRRVTCKKEIKRSKFIGFAAPIVDEESAFSFLSEVRDPRATHNCWAYKDKLFLWKLCRVLGMKKLGDQYRSNDDGEPGGTAGRPIYSAIVSSGIDRVMVVVTRYFGGIELGTGGLVRAYGGVAADCLRDAPTSLVKAKVSVGLEVPFDLLGTVYHL, via the exons ATGAAGGGAAAGGCGTGGATTCTGCAATCTCCTGCCATCCTCTTCAACGGCGTAACCAGGTGCAGAAGCACAAGGAGCCAGATGGCCATGCTAGGCAGCACTACTCCTCGCGCCTTCTCGGCTTCCTCATCTCCCGCCAACGATCAGGGCCAATCCTACATCACGCTCAGCCGCCGAGTTACCTGCAAGAAGGAGATTAAGCGCAGCAAGTTCATCGGGTTCGCTGCTCCCATCGTCGACGAAGAATCCGCCTTCTCCTTTCTCTCTGAG gtTCGTGATCCTCGTGCAACTCACAACTGCTGGGCCTACAAG GATAAACTTTTCCTTTGGAAGTTGTGCAGGGTGCTTGGGATGAAAAAG CTTGGAGATCAATACCGGAGTAATGATGATGGAGAACCAGGAGGTACTGCTGGTAGACCAATATATTCTGCCATTGTTTCCTCCGGAATTGATAGAGTGATGGTGGTTGTAACAAG ATACTTTGGAGGAATAGAATTAGGAACTGGAGGCTTGGTCAGGGCGTATGGAGGAGTTGCTGCAGACTGCCTGAGAGATGCTCCTACTTCCCTTGTCAAAGCAAAG gttTCAGTTGGTCTGGAAGTGCCGTTTGACCTTTTGGGAACTGTATACCATTTG TGA
- the LOC116262348 gene encoding beta carbonic anhydrase 5, chloroplastic-like: MAAAIFSSSSSLPRDGLSSSGHLPVPPSRGQPDSLKISDSRSRSSVEVGSLSFKASREATVLAKEIAVCEPKKSKAHDELDPFEEMKHSFLTFKNQQFLKNLDHFQNLAEAQTPKFMVIACADSRVCPSKILGIQPGDAFTIRNVANLVPAFESGPSETNAALEFAVNTLEVGNIFVIGHSRCGGIRALMSMQNEASASGFLENWVVTGRHARAAARVHSGSLSFDHQCKHCEKESINQSLLRLLTYPWIEDKVRRGKLSIHGGYYDFISCTFEKWTLDYTGRQGYAIKDRCFWS, encoded by the exons ATGGCTGCTGCCATCTTCTCCTCTTCGTCATCGCTCCCAAGGGACGGTCTCTCCTCCTCCGGCCACCTCCCGGTTCCTCCCTCTCGTGGGCAACCTGATTCGCTCAAG ATCTCCGATTCGAGAAGCAGATCTTCGGT GGAGGTTGGTTCTTTGAGTTTCAAGGCTTCAAGGGAGGCTACTGTACTAGCCAAAGAAATTGCAGTCTGTGAACCCAAAAAGTCCAAGGCCCATGACGAATTGGACCCATTTGAGGAGATGAAGCATAGCTTTCTAACCTTCAAGAACCAGCAGTTTCT GAAAAACTTGGACCACTTCCAAAACCTTGCTGAAGCCCAAACTCCGAAG TTTATGGTAATCGCATGTGCGGACTCCAGGGTCTGCCCTTCCAAGATCTTAGGAATTCAGCCTGGTGATGCATTTACAATCAGAAATGTCGCAAATCTGGTGCCAGCATTTGAG AGTGGGCCATCTGAAACTAATGCAGCGCTTGAATTTGCTGTGAATACTCTCGAG GTCGGTAACATATTTGTAATTGGCCATAGTCGATGTGGAGGTATTAGAGCCCTTATGTCTATGCAAAATGAAGCAAGTGCAAG TGGCTTTCTTGAGAACTGGGTCGTTACGGGCAGACACGCCCGTGCTGCTGCAAGAGTTCATTCGGGCAGTCTCAGCTTTGATCACCAATGCAAGCACTGTGAGAAG GAGTCAATTAACCAATCACTGTTGAGACTGTTGACATATCCTTGGATAGAGGACAAGGTGAGGAGAGGCAAACTTAGCATCCACGGTGGGTATTATGACTTCATTAGCTGTACGTTCGAGAAATGGACTTTAGATTATACGGGGAGACAAGGTTATGCCATAAAAGATCGTTGCTTTTGGTCCTGA
- the LOC116263170 gene encoding AP-4 complex subunit mu, producing MICQFFVLSQRGDNIVFRDYRGEVQKGSAEVFFRKVKFWKGDEGEEAPPVFNLDGVNYIHVKVAGLLFVATTRVNVSPSLVLELLQRIARVIKDYLGVLSEESLRKNFVLVYELLDEVIDFGYPQTTSTEVLKSYIFNEPIVVDAARLPPLGPAAIFVHGSKRMPGTAVTKSVVANEPGGKKREEIFVDIIEKISVTFSSSGYILTSEIDGTIQMKSYLTGNPEIRLALNEELSIGRGGSSAYGFGGSAGVGPVVLDDCNFHETVHLENFDLDRTLTLVPPDGEFSVMNYRMTQEFKPPFRVNAVIEEAGSFKAEVILKVRADFSPTITANTISVHMPLPTYTTRVSYELEPGAIGQITDFKEANRKLEWNLKKIVGGSEHTLRAKLTLSQESHANIMREAGPVSMNFTIPMYNASRLQVRYLQIAKKSKTHNPYRWVRYVTHANSYVARL from the exons ATGATCTGTCAATTCTTCGTATTATCTCAGAGGGGAGATAACATCGTCTTCCGCGATT ATCGCGGTGAAGTGCAGAAAGGGAGCGCAGAGGTTTTCTTTCGCAAAGTCAAGTTTTGGAAGGGAGACGAAGGCGAGGAGGCACCCCCTGTCTTT AATTTGGATGGTGTAAATTATATTCATGTAAAGGTGGCTGGCTTGCTGTTTGTTGCTACAACAAGGGTCAATGTGTCTCCTTCTCTTGTTTTGGAGCTATTGCAAAGGATTGCTCGTGTCATCAAAGATTATCTTGGTGTGCTCAGTGAGGAATCGCTGagaaaaaattttgttcttgTGTATGAGCTGTTAGATGAAGTTATC GACTTTGGTTATCCACAAACTACTTCTACTGAGGTATTGAAGTCATACATCTTCAATGAGCCAATTGTGGTTGATGCTGCACGTTTGCCACCACTTGGTCCTGCAGCTATCTTTGTG CATGGATCAAAAAGAATGCCAGGAACAGCAGTGACAAAATCAGTTGTTGCCAATGAACCTGGGggtaaaaagagagaggaaatcTTTGTTGATATTATTGAGAAAATCAGTGTCACTTTCAGTTCAAGT GGTTATATCTTGACTTCTGAGATTGATGGCACCATTCAAATGAAAAGTTATCTTACTGGAAACCCAGAAATCCGTCTTGCCCTTAATGAAGAGCTAAGCATTGGGAGGGGAGGAAGTTCTGCCTATG gTTTCGGTGGTTCTGCTGGGGTGGGGCCAGTGGTATTGGATGACTGTAATTTCCATGAGACGGTgcatcttgaaaattttgacttGGACAGGACCTTGACTCTG GTACCACCTGATGGAGAATTTTCTGTCATGAACTATCGTATGACTCAGGAATTCAAGCCTCCCTTTCGGGTCAATGCTGTTATCGAAGAAGCTGGATCTTTCAAG gCAGAAGTAATTTTGAAAGTACGGGCTGATTTCTCGCCTACCATAACTGCAAACACAATTTCAGTGCATATGCCACTGCCAACTTACACAACAAG GGTTAGCTACGAACTGGAACCTGGTGCAATAGGTCAAATTACAGATTTTAAAGAGGCAAATAGAAAGCTTGAATGGAACTTGAAAAAG ATTGTTGGTGGATCGGAGCATACCTTGCGTGCAAAACTTACATTGTCACAGGAATCACATG CAAATATAATGAGGGAAGCTGGGCCAGTGAGCATGAATTTCACAATTCCAATGTACAATGCCTCCAGGCTTCAG GTAAGGTATTTGCAGATCGCCAAGAAATCAAAGACACACAATCCGTATCGGTGGGTGAGATACGTGACACATGCAAATTCATATGTTGCTCGTCTATGA
- the LOC116262831 gene encoding uncharacterized protein LOC116262831 isoform X1: MKGKAWILQSPAILFNGVTRCRSTRSQMAMLGSTTPRAFSASSSPANDQGQSYITLSRRVTCKKEIKRSKFIGFAAPIVDEESAFSFLSEVRDPRATHNCWAYKDKLFLWKLCRVLGMKKLGDQYRSNDDGEPGGTAGRPIYSAIVSSGIDRVMVVVTRYFGGIELGTGGLVRAYGGVAADCLRDAPTSLVKAKVSVGLEVPFDLLGTVYHLLQKFQVEDIQQDYETGKEGITLVMFKLDYDRVEALDSKIKDSFSGQVGILLQ, encoded by the exons ATGAAGGGAAAGGCGTGGATTCTGCAATCTCCTGCCATCCTCTTCAACGGCGTAACCAGGTGCAGAAGCACAAGGAGCCAGATGGCCATGCTAGGCAGCACTACTCCTCGCGCCTTCTCGGCTTCCTCATCTCCCGCCAACGATCAGGGCCAATCCTACATCACGCTCAGCCGCCGAGTTACCTGCAAGAAGGAGATTAAGCGCAGCAAGTTCATCGGGTTCGCTGCTCCCATCGTCGACGAAGAATCCGCCTTCTCCTTTCTCTCTGAG gtTCGTGATCCTCGTGCAACTCACAACTGCTGGGCCTACAAG GATAAACTTTTCCTTTGGAAGTTGTGCAGGGTGCTTGGGATGAAAAAG CTTGGAGATCAATACCGGAGTAATGATGATGGAGAACCAGGAGGTACTGCTGGTAGACCAATATATTCTGCCATTGTTTCCTCCGGAATTGATAGAGTGATGGTGGTTGTAACAAG ATACTTTGGAGGAATAGAATTAGGAACTGGAGGCTTGGTCAGGGCGTATGGAGGAGTTGCTGCAGACTGCCTGAGAGATGCTCCTACTTCCCTTGTCAAAGCAAAG gttTCAGTTGGTCTGGAAGTGCCGTTTGACCTTTTGGGAACTGTATACCATTTG CTTCAGAAATTCCAAGTTGAGGATATTCAGCAAGATTATGAGACTGGTAAAGAAGGGATTACATTGGTTATGTTCAAACTGGATTACGACAGAGTTGAAGCATTAGACAGCAAAATCAAGGACAGTTTCAGTGGGCAAGTTGGGATTTTGCTCCAGTAA
- the LOC116262831 gene encoding uncharacterized protein LOC116262831 isoform X2, protein MKGKAWILQSPAILFNGVTRCRSTRSQMAMLGSTTPRAFSASSSPANDQGQSYITLSRRVTCKKEIKRSKFIGFAAPIVDEESAFSFLSEVRDPRATHNCWAYKLGDQYRSNDDGEPGGTAGRPIYSAIVSSGIDRVMVVVTRYFGGIELGTGGLVRAYGGVAADCLRDAPTSLVKAKVSVGLEVPFDLLGTVYHLLQKFQVEDIQQDYETGKEGITLVMFKLDYDRVEALDSKIKDSFSGQVGILLQ, encoded by the exons ATGAAGGGAAAGGCGTGGATTCTGCAATCTCCTGCCATCCTCTTCAACGGCGTAACCAGGTGCAGAAGCACAAGGAGCCAGATGGCCATGCTAGGCAGCACTACTCCTCGCGCCTTCTCGGCTTCCTCATCTCCCGCCAACGATCAGGGCCAATCCTACATCACGCTCAGCCGCCGAGTTACCTGCAAGAAGGAGATTAAGCGCAGCAAGTTCATCGGGTTCGCTGCTCCCATCGTCGACGAAGAATCCGCCTTCTCCTTTCTCTCTGAG gtTCGTGATCCTCGTGCAACTCACAACTGCTGGGCCTACAAG CTTGGAGATCAATACCGGAGTAATGATGATGGAGAACCAGGAGGTACTGCTGGTAGACCAATATATTCTGCCATTGTTTCCTCCGGAATTGATAGAGTGATGGTGGTTGTAACAAG ATACTTTGGAGGAATAGAATTAGGAACTGGAGGCTTGGTCAGGGCGTATGGAGGAGTTGCTGCAGACTGCCTGAGAGATGCTCCTACTTCCCTTGTCAAAGCAAAG gttTCAGTTGGTCTGGAAGTGCCGTTTGACCTTTTGGGAACTGTATACCATTTG CTTCAGAAATTCCAAGTTGAGGATATTCAGCAAGATTATGAGACTGGTAAAGAAGGGATTACATTGGTTATGTTCAAACTGGATTACGACAGAGTTGAAGCATTAGACAGCAAAATCAAGGACAGTTTCAGTGGGCAAGTTGGGATTTTGCTCCAGTAA
- the LOC116263071 gene encoding fatty-acid-binding protein 2 — MWNHWLLSDWDPYRDYSLMFPSDTHRLYSFGGQLWSRIGAFVDTSLFHPGCFHAPGSLAIGEAFGRISHLAGALLLLLSRPNSALHRNVLNDQHRSCKSHQSCAETRPLTTCGHDISRFPTNLTPTSRPTLLYINKVADAAAKLLRGELHQFQQFSWLSIAASLVPSVENLSSRILVAPLDGTIERMKTEADLTPCAEENNGCHNLPLLSKSWMSVGDTTEPQTGIKFPIVLDKHFADGSNSNKISKVLVGVGSRSMKVIKVKKLKVYAFGLYVHPGSVCKKLGQKYACVPVDELKGHEEFLQDLLRADIDMTVRLVVSCNYLKMSTVQTVFERSLRNRLLKMNPDADVDCLRLFGSQFPRDIQLSTGTTIDFRQTTDGQLITEFGGKQIGAVQSKDLCRAFFSMYIGDIPVSVQAKKEIGENVADIIKRC; from the exons ATGTGGAATCACTGGTTATTGTCAGACTGGGATCCTTATCGTGATTATTCCTTAATGTTTCCATCGGATACTCATCGTCTATATTCTTTTGGTGGCCAATTGTGGTCAAGAATAGGTGCATTTGTCGACACTTCCCTTTTTCATCCTGGATGTTTTCATGCTCCTGGAAGTCTGGCAATTGGAGAAGCCTTTGGTCGCATTTCTCATTTGGCTGGAGCTCTTCTCCTTTTGTTATCAAGACCTAATTCTGCTCTGCACCGTAATGTATTGAATGACCAGCATAGGTCATGTAAAAGCCATCAATCTTGTGCAGAAACAAGGCCACTTACAACTTGTGGACAtgatatttccagatttcctACTAATCTTACACCAACATCACGACCAACTCTACTGTATATTAATAAAGTCGCTGATGCTGCTGCGAAACTATTGCGGGGTGAACTTCACCAGTTTCAGCAATTTTCATGGTTGTCAATAGCTGCTTCTCTTGTGCCATCGGTTGAAAATTT GTCTTCAAGGATATTGGTTGCTCCTCTTGATGGGACCATTGAAAGAATGAAGACTGAAGCAGATCTAACACCTTGTGCGGAAGAGAACAATGGGTGTCATAACCTTCCGCTGTTAAGCAAAAGTTGGATGAGTGTAGGAGACACAACTGAACCACAAACAGGGATTAAGTTCCCCATAGTATTGGACAAACATTTTGCTGATGGCAGTAATTCCAATAAGATTTCAAAG GTACTTGTGGGAGTTGGCTCAAGGAGCATGAAAGTGATCAAAGTGAAGAAGTTAAAGGTTTATGCTTTTGGTTTAT ATGTTCACCCTGGTTCGGTCTGTAAAAAATTGGGTCAGAAGTATGCATGTGTGCCTGTTGATGAACTCAAGGGGCATGAAGAATTTCTGCAGGACCTTCTCAG GGCGGATATTGATATGACTGTTAGGCTTGTGGTTAGCTGCAACTATCTGAAAATGAGCACTGTGCAGAC TGTGTTTGAAAGATCTCTCAGGAATCGTTTGCTGAAG atgAATCCAGATGCTGATGTAGATTGCCTGAGACTATTTGGTTCACAATTTCCTCGTGATATACAGCTATCCACT GGGACGACGATTGATTTCCGTCAAACCACAGATGGGCAACTCATAACAGAGT TTGGTGGGAAACAGATTGGGGCTGTCCAAAGCAAGGATTTATGCA GAGCATTTTTCAGCATGTATATAGGGGACATACCAGTTTCAGTTCAGGCAAAGAAGGAGATTGGTGAGAATGTTGCCGACATCATCAAAAGATGTTAA
- the LOC116262760 gene encoding 40S ribosomal protein S15a-1: MVRISVLNDALKSMYNAEKRGKRQVLIRPSSKVIIKFLLVMQKHGYIGEFEVVDDHRANKIVVELNGRLNKCGVISPRFDIGVKEIESWTARLLPSRQFGYIVLTTSAGIMDHEEARRKNVGGKVLGFFY, encoded by the exons ATGGTGAGGATTAGTGTCTTGAACGATGCTCTGAAGAGCATGTACAACGCTGAGAAGAGGGGAAAGAGGCAGGTATTGATTCGGCCGTCATCCAAAGTCATCATCAAGTTTCTTCTGGTTATGCAGAAGCACG gataCATTGGGGAGTTTGAGGTTGTGGATGATCACAGGGCAAACAAGATTGTTGTTGAGTTGAATGGCAGGCTGAACAAGTGTGGTGTGATCAGTCCGCGGTTCGATATTGGAGTGAAGGAGATCGAGTCATGGACTGCTCGTTTGCTTCCCTCCCGACAG TTCGGTTATATTGTTCTGACCACATCTGCTGGAATCATGGATCATGAGGAGGCAAGGAGAAAGAATGTTGGTGGCAAGGTCTTAGGGTTTTTCTACTAG